The sequence CGCGGATGTTGTTGTCGAGATAGAGGATCGTCGCGATGCCGATCGCGATCGCGGGCACCGCCTCGATCACGAACATCCATTGCCAGCCGTGAAAGCCCGAGCCGCCGTGGAAGCGCTCCATGATCCAGCCGGACAGCGGATTGCCGAAGATGCCCGACACCGGAATCGCCGACATGAACACCGCGATGATCTTCGCGCGGCGGTGCGTCGGGAACCAGTAAGTGAGATACAGGATCACGCCCGGGTAGAAGCCCGCCTCCGCGAGGCCCAGCAGGAAGCGCAGCACGTAGAACTGCGTGGGCGTCTTCACGAACGCGAACAGCGCGGACAGCAGGCCCCACGTGATCATGATCCGCGCGATCCAGATGCGCGCGCCGATGCGGTGCATCAGCATGTTGCTCGGCAACTCGAACAGGAAGTAGCCGAGAAAGAAGATGCCCGCGCCGAGGCCGAACACGGTTTCGCTGAACGCGAGATCCTGCGACATCTGCAGCTTCGCGAAGCCGACGTTCACGCGGTCCAGGTACGCCACCACGTAGCAGAGCATCAGGAACGGCACGATGCGCCAGAACACTTTCCGGTAGGTCAGATCGAGCTCGGCCTGTCCGGCCGCCTCGAGCGGCCGGGCCGCGGCTGCTTGGCTGGGAATCATTTTCGCTGTCTCCATGAGTTGTCGACGCCGGCCGCTTGCGCGCGGCCGTGCGCTTTGTCGTGTGCTGGTGAGAGGGCCCGCGCACACGGCGGGCAGGACTGCGTTACCAGCGCGCGCCGAACGCGTCGCGCAATTCGGCCAGCGCGGGCTCGCCGAGCGGCTCGGGTTTCGGGTGCGTGATCAGCCACAGGCGCGCGGTTTCCTCGAGCTCCTCGAGCGCGTACGACGCATGCGCGACCGACGGGCCCCAGACCACCGGGCCGAGCCGCTCGAGCAGCACGCCGCGCACGCGATCGGCGAGCGCCGCGACTTCGGCGGCCACCGCCGGGTCGCCCGGCCGGCGATAGCGGATGAGCGGAATATGGCCGACCTTCATCACGTAGTACGGCGTGATCGGCGGCAGCACGTCGGCCTCGCTCCAGACGCCCGCGAGCGTGAGCGCGACGAGGTGCGTCGAATGCGTGTGGACGATGCCGCGCGCTTCGGCGTTGCGCGCGTAGATCCCGCGATGCAGCGCGAGCGTCTTCGACGGCTTGCCGCCCGACACCGCGTTGCCCGCCGGATCGACCTTCGCGATGCCGGCCGGATCGAGGCGGCCGAGGCATGCGTCGGTCGGCGTGATCAGCCAGCCGTCGTCGAGCTTCGCGCTGATGTTGCCCGCGCTGCCGACCGCGTGGCCGCGCGCGTACAGGCTCGCGCCGATCTCGCAGATCTCCTCGCGCAGTTTCGTCTCGATGGGGCTCATGCGGCGCCCTCCAGCGCGCGCAGCGCCTTCTCGAAGAAGTCGACCGAGCCGAAATTGCCGGACTTCAGCGCGAGGCCGAGCGGCTGCGCGTCGGGCGTCCCGCGGGGGCTTCCTTCGGTCGTCCCACAGGGACTTCCTTCGGTCGTCCCACAGGGACTTCCTTCGGTCGTCGCGGTGGCGGGCACGCCGGGGTCGATCTGCGCGCCGATCCGCAGCGCTTTCACGCCGAGCGCCTGCACGACCGCGCCGGAAGTTTCGCCGCCCGCGACGACGAACTTGCGCACGCCCATCTCGCGCAGCCCGCGCGCGATCGCGGCGAGCGTCGCCTCGACGAGATGGCCGGCGGCTTCGATGCCGAGCGCCTGCTGCACCTGCTTCACTTCGTCGGGCGCGGCGCTCGCGTAGATCAGCACCGGCTGCGGCAGATGCGCGCGCGCGAACGCGAGCGCCTGGTCGACGACGGGCTCGCCGCGCGCGGCCGCGAACGGATCGATGCGCAACGCGGGGCGCTCGGCGCGCCATGCGGCGACCTGCGCGTGGGTCGCCTTCGATGCGCTGCCGGCGAGCACCGCCGACGCGCCGCCGATCGCGGGCAACGCCGCCGCGTCGCCGCGCTCGGGCAACAGCCCGCCGAGCCGGAAATTCGACGGCAGCCCGAGCGCGACGCCCGAGCCGCCCGTGATCAGCGGCAAGTCCGCGCATGCCTCGCCGAGCACGTACAGATCGCGGTCGGTCAGCGCGTCCGCGATCGCGATGCGGACGCCCTCGCGGCGCAGCGTGTCGATCGTCTCGCGCACGGCGCAGGTGCCGAGCGCGATCGCGTCGTGGCGGATCAGCCCGACTTTCGACGGCGTTTGCCGCTGCAGCACGCGCACGAGATTCGCGTCCTTCATCGGCGTGAGCGGATGATTCTCCATCCCGGATTCGCCGAGCAGCGCGTCGCCGACGAACAGGTGGCCGCGATAGACGGTTCGGCCGTTCTCGGGGAACGCGGGGCACGCGATCGTGAACGCGCGCTCGCCGCCGAGCGCGTCGAGCAGCGCATCGGCGACGGGGCCGATGTTGCCCGCGTCGGTCGAATCGAACGTCGAGCAGTATTTGAAGAAGAACTGGCGGCAGCCCTGCGCGCGCAGCCAGTCGAGCGCGGCGAGCGATTGCGCGACCGCGTCGGCGGCCGGGATCGTGCGCGACTTCAGCGCGACGACGATCGCATCGGCTGGCACGGCCGCGCCGGCGGCGGGCACGCCGATCGTCTGCACGGTGCGCATGCCGCTCTTGACCAGCATGTTCGCGAGATCGGTCGCGCCGGTGAAATCGTCGGCGATGCAGCCGAGCAGGGGGCGAAGGGCTTGATCGGTGCTCATGGAGGCAGGCAACTCCGGTGAATCAGCGGCGCGCCGGCAGCGCGATGCCGGGGAACGTCTTGATGACGGCCGAGTCGTCCTCGCCGCCGTGGCCCGCGCTCGACGCGCTCATGAACATCTGGTGCGCGGTCGCCGACAGCGGCAGCGGGAATTGGCTGCGGCGCGCGGTGTCGAGCACGAGGCCGAGATCCTTCACGAAGATGTCGACCGCCGACAGCGGCGTGTAGTCGCCGTTCAGGATGTGCGGCACGCGGTTCTCGAACATCCACGAATTGCCGGCGCTGTGCGTGATCACGTCGTACAGCGCGTCGGGGTCGACGCCTTCGCGCAAGCCGAGCGCCATCGCCTCGGCCGCCGCCGCGATGTGCACGCCGGCCAGCAACTGATTGATGATCTTCACCTTCGAGCCCGCGCCGTGCGCATCGCCGAGCCGGTAGACCTTGCCCGCGATCGCGGCGAGCACGTCGCCGCAGGCTTCGTACGCGGCGGCGGGGCCGGAAGTCATCATCGTCATCTCGCCGGAGGCGGCGCGCGCGGCGCCGCCGGACACGGGCGCGTCGAGCATCAGCAGGCCGGCCGCCGCGAGCCGCGCGCCGAGTTGCGCGGCGAAGTCCGGCGCGACCGTCGCGCTCGAGATCACGACGCCGCCGCGCGGCATCGCGGCCGCGGCGCCTTGCTCGCCGAACAGCACCGCGTCCGTCTGCTGCGCGTTGACGACGAGCGTGACCACGACGCCGCACAGCGCGCCCAGCTCGGCGGGCGTCGCGCAGCGCACGCCGCCTTCGGCGGCGAAGGCGGCGAGCACGTCCTCGCGCACGTCGCATGCGTGCACACGAAAGCCCGCGCGCAGCAGCGAGCGCGCGACCTCCAGGCCCATCGCACCCAGCCCGATGACTCCAACATTGCGTGACATGGTCAACCTTGTTCGCGGTTTCTCGATTCGTTCGTCGGGCGATTCGCGGGCGGCGCGCGGCCGTTCGCGGATCGCGGCTCAGCAAATGCCGGCTTGCTCCAGGCGGCGCGCCGCGTTGTACATATGCGCGCGCGCCGCGTTGCCGGCGGCCGACGGATCGCGCGCGCGGATCGCGTCGGCGATCGCCGCGTGCTCCTCGCGCACCTGCCGCGAGAAGTCCTCGCGGGTCGCCTCGTTGCCGCGCGTGACCTTCACGCCCGCTTCGAGGTACTGGTTCAGGAAGCTGAGCGTCTTCAGAAAGTACGGGTTGCCGGTGACGCTCGCGATCGTCCGGTGGAACGCGACGTCTTCCGCGACGCCGTCGCGGCCTTCGGCCACCGCGTCGTCGATTTTCGCGAGCGCGGCGTCGATGTCCTCCATGTCCTCGTCGGTGCGGCAGAGCGCGGCTTCGGCGGCCACCTCGGCTTCGATCGCGCGGCGCACCGCGAGCAGGTGCGGCAGCGAACTCGCCTCGACCGCCTCCGCGTAATCGATCCGCAGCGGCCGGATCGCCGCGTGCCGCGCGATGTAGACGCCGCTGCCCTGACGCGGCTCGACGACGCCTTCGTTCTTCAGGCGCGAGATCGCCTCGCGGATCACCGTGCGGCTCACGCCGAACTCCTGCGCGAGCACGGCCTCGGTCGGCAGCTTGCCGGTGCCGGCGAAGCCGCCGATCTCGATCTGCTTGAGCAACTGCTGGGCGACCGTGTCGCTCATCGCCCGGGTCGGGATTTTCTCGAACATGGCGGAAGTCTTGTCATGTGATGTGGTCATCATACAACTTGGAGATCGAGTGAGCATTCGGGATAACCCTTGGGGGCGGATTTTGGCGAAACGGCTCCGGGGCGGCCAGAATAGAAGTTTTCCGTCGTCCGGAACGGGCCGCCCGCTGGCGGTGCGGCGCTTGCCGGGCGCTTCACGCGAGGCCGAGCGCATGACGCAGCCGATCAAGCTGGTGCTGTTCGACATGGAGGGCGTGCTGTCGGATTACGACCGCGCCGCGCGCACCGCGCGCCTGGCCGACCTGACGGGGCGGCCGCCCGAGGCGGTGCGTCACGCGATCTGGGAGTCGGGGCTCGAAGCGCGCGCCGACGCGGGGCGCATCGGCGTCGACCAATACCTGCGCGAGCTGGCGCAATTGCTCGGCGCGCCGGTGAGCCGCGACGATTGGCTGATCGCGCGCAAGGCGTCGATCACGCCGAATCTGGAGGTCGTCGCGCTGGCGGAGCGCGTCGCGCGGTGCAGCCGGATCGCGGTGCTGACGAACAATTGCCGGCTCGTCACCGATTACATTGATTATCTGAATCCGCCCGTTGCGCGCGTGTTCGGTGCGCACGTCTATCCGTCCGCGACGTTCGGCGCGGCGAAGCCGGACGCGCAGGCTTACCTCGGCTGCGTCGGCTGGCTCGGCGTGACGGCACAGGAGACGCTTTTCATCGACGACGCCGATGCGAACGTCGCGGGCGCGGTGAGCGCGGGGCTGCTCGGATGCAAGTTCGTGGGCGCGGGCGCCTTGGCGCAAGAGCTGGCGCGGCGGCGGCTCGCGTAGACGGGCGGCGGCGACGGTTGCGGCCCGGGTGGGCCGGGCCGCGGCGCGGTTGTGTTATTCGAATCGGATTATCCCCATTGGAGCGAGAGGAATCATGTCGAACACTCCCCCGGAATTGCTGAAGGCGGCCGATATCGAGGCGATGGAGGCCGTGCGCTCGGTTCACGTGCTGAACGCGAACGCGGTGCGCCTGAAGAAGCCGCTGAGCGAGAAGACCGGAATCACGCAGTTCGGGTTCCTGATCGTCACGCTGATGCCGGGGCATGAATCGTCCGAATGTCATCGGCATCTTTACGAAGAGGAGTGCGTGTACATCCTGTCCGGGTACGGGGAGGCGACGCTCGGGGAGCGCGCATATCCGGTCGGGCCGGGGGATTTTCTGGGGTTCGCGCGGCGCGGGCCGGCGCATGTGCTGAAGAACACGGGGGATGTGCCGTTGGTGTTCATCACCGCCGGGCAGCGGCTGGAACATGACGTCTGCGAATATCCGAGGGTGGGGAAGCGGTTGTTCGTGGCGGGGGAAATGGAGGGGTATGTGGATTGGGAGGAAGGGCCGCGCGAAATGCTCGGCGATTGAGCGATCCGCGCAGCCGATTGATCCGTGCAGTGAGCTTCTCCACGCAGCCGGTGCGCATGCGGCGCAGCCCATCGGCGCGTTCTGCCGGACGGGCGATTCGAGCGGCGCGAAACGCATAGGGGGCGGCTTGCCGCTTCGCGGATCGCCCGGCATTGGCGGCGTTGCCCTTTACGCGGGCGGCATAGGGGCGACCAACTGCCTGAAGGGGAATCGGGCGCGCATCGCCGAGCGCACGCAACGGCGAAGATCGGCAACGGAGCGTTGCCACGGGCGACTCGAAGAACGCGATCACCGGTTCGCTGATGATGCGCGGTTCGAGGGCGGGCCCGGGGCTTGTCGATCCGGCATGCCGCCGACGCTCAACGGCACGGCCGCCGGCAACGCGGCCGCGCAAGGCACCATGGTCGGCGAGCCGAGCGTCCCAAGCTACGCCGTGAACGTATTCGCCCGTTTCTCTCGCCATTTCTCCTTCAGCACGACGCCGTGCTGCCGATAGAATGCGGCAAGCGCCTCGGGCGTTTCGATCACGCTCCATGTTCCTCGATCGCACATCGCGAGCGGGAACGACGCGCGCGCGACGGCTTCGTCGATCACCGCGCCTTGCTCGTTCGTTCGCATATGCGCGACGTAATTGTGCTGTGGGCCGTGCTGTATCAGCCTGTGCGAGCCTGATGACGCCTTACGTATCGGATCGATCGCTTCGATGGCGACATTGAGGCTGCGCATGATGCGGTGCTCGTCGCGACTGCCGCTCGGCACGGGGGCGCGATGCCCCGCCATATTGATCATGTCATGTGTGTCGTAGTCACCGGTGTAGGGAAGGCTCATCCAGAAGCTTCCCGCCGTTCCCGACGGGCCTTGCGTGCGCTTGAGCAATGCGAGGCTGCCCTCGAGGTCGTCATGGTCGACCGGATAGTAGCGGTGGCCCGAAGGTGTCGATCTGAGCGCGCCGAATAACATGGGCGTGTCGCGCTCGTTCGCTGCCGGGCCCATGTAAAGACCGAGCAGCTTGTCGCGGCCCCAATGTCCGACATAGCCGTCGATGTCCGCGCGTTCAATCTGTGCCAGCCGACGCTCGGAATCCGCACCGTACACCTCTTGCACGGAACCGGGCTTGATCGTCTTTTCGAGGATATCGTGGCCTTTGGCAGGTGCGCCGTTAGCCAGGCGCTTCAGGGACAACTGGCCGCTCGCCCGGAAGCTGACGGCAAAGGAGCCTGCTCGCGCTGCCGCCGCTATGGCGCGAAGATGCTCCGGCCTGACAAACGTTTGGGCGATTCGGGCTTCGACGGGCGTCAGTTCGCGGCTTGTGTCGGCGCGCGCGTGGCTCATCACTGCCGGTGCTTTCGTGGTCGAGCGGATAGACGGGCGAGCCGACATGCATTGGGCCCGATCGGCTTTGAGCGCGGTCAGTCCGGCGAGCGGGCCGGCTCCCCGGTCGGATTGGGCGACGGGCGGCGCCGCTTTCGCAGCGTCATCGGGGGCGGCGGAATTCGGCGGCAATGCCCCAGCGGTCAAGCCATTATTACGGTTTGCTCTCATATTCAGATTTTCCTTGGCAGGCCGTTTGTGAATTCAATCCGACTTTTGAGATTTAAATAATCGGCTAGGGGCGGTGTTAATGGAATGTGTCAAATGAGAAACGAACGACATTGACCGGGTTGGGTTTTCGAGATGCCGCCGTCGAGCATCCGCCTTTTGAAGAATCGTATGCGCGGGCACGGATATGAACGAGCAGGGCGCCTGGGTGAGGTGACCTGCCCCCTACAAACAGGGCCAGCCGGAGTCTAGTAAAGTTCGTTTTCGGAGAAGAAGACGAACATGAAGAAGCGCTTTACGGAACAGCAAATCATCGGGTTTCTGAAGGAAGCCGAGGCCGGTATGCCGGTCAAGGAACTGTGCAGGAAGCATGGGTTCAGTGACGCGTCGTTCTACACCTGGCGCGCGAAGTTCGGCGGCATGGAAGTCTCGGAAGCCCGCCGGCTCAAGGGCCTCGAGGTGGAGAATGCCCGACTGAAGAAACTGCTGGCCGAAGCAATGCTCGATATGGAAGCGTTGAAGGTTGTCGTCAAGGGAAAGCCCTGAGCCCGCAAGCCAAACGCGAAGCAGTGTTGGCGATTCGGGAGAAGGTCAACATCTCCGAGCGCCGCGCCTGCCGGCTTGTCGGGCTTTCTCGCAGCGTGCTGCATTACGACGCGAAGCCGGACCACGAGAATGAGGTGCTCGCGGCGCGTCTGGTGAAGTTGGCGCACGAACGTCGTCGATTCGGCTACCGCCGACTGCACGCCCTGGTGGAACGCGAAGGCACGCACGCCAATCACAAGCGCATCTATCGCCTGTACCGTGAGGCAGGGCTGGCTGTGCGGCGCCGTCGCAAGCGCCACGGCGTCATGATTGAGCGCGAGCAACTGGCATTGCCGGGCGCACCCAACGAGGTATGGTCAATCGATTTCGTGATGGATGCGCTTTCCAACGGCCGGCGCGTGAAGTGCCTGACCGTCGTCGACGATTTCACGAAAGAGGCTGTCGACATCGTCGTCGACCATGGCATCTCAGGTTTGTATGTCGCTCGGGCATTGGACCGTGCAGCTCGCTTCCGTGGCTATCCCAAGGCGGTGCGAACAGACCAGGGACCCGAATTTACGAGCCGCGCGCTTGACCAGTGGGCGTATGCGAACGGCGTCACGCTGAAGTTGATTCAGGCGGGCAAGCCCACGCAGAATGCGTACATCGAATCGTTCAACGGCAAGTTCCGCGACGAATGCCTTAACGAGCACTGGTTCACGACGCTCGCGCACGCTCGGGCAGTCATCGCGGCATGGCGTCAGGACTACAACGAGCAAAGGCCGCACAGCGCACTGAACTACCTTGCGCCGTCAGAGTTTGCGGCGAAACATCGGGCAACCGCGGACGCTCCTGCCGCTTTCCAGGAGTTGGTTTAAAGGGACTTTGCTAGAAGCCCATTGGCCCTATCGAAGGGGGCAGGTCAGGATAGACGTGCCACTCGATTCGGTCGCCGGCTTCGCAAGCGTCTTTAACGAGCGCGGCCTGATCCGAAACGGGCACGTTGCGATCCTTGCCGCCCGTGCCGATGAAGATCGGGATTGCCGACTTCAGCGTCGGGTAGGCCGCTTCGCGTCTGATCCAGTCGAGCACGGGTTGCGGCGAGCGTTTGAAGCTATTTTCGAACGTGAGACCGTCCGAGGCGATCTTCTGCTTGATTGCGTGCAGACACGCGTGCTGGCTGAACTCGAATGCCGGCGTCGCGCGTTCGGTCAGATAGTCGGACGTGGCGAACGACGGATCGAGGAGCTTCGGGGTGGCGTTGAGCCGCAGTATGTTATGGATCACCGAGCGGTGCAATTTCGAGTGTTCCGCATCATCCGCGCGATGGCGAATCGTCGCGTATGGCGTGCCGGTTGCCACCACGCCGCCGATGTCCAGCTCGGGCGCATAGGACTTTGCGTAGACGGCCGTTGCAAATGCGGCCCGGCCGCCTTGCGACTGTCCGAACACGACGATTCGTTTCGGCGACAATTCGAAGCCGCCGTTCTGAACAGCGCGAATGCTGTCGAGTACGCTATACGCGAGCGGACGAGTCAGCCCGTACGGATGGGGACCGGACGCACCAAGCCCTTGGTAGTCGGTCGCGACAATTGCGTATCCCTGCGCGAGCCAATGGCTCAGGTAGCGGACATCGCGTTCGCTATGGCCCGCATACGATGGCGCGCATATGTCGGCGCTGCCGACCGTGCCGTGTGCCCATGCCATCAACGGCCAGCCGCCTTGCGGCGGCGTCCCCTTCGGCACGAACAACGCACCGGACACGACAATCGGCGTGTGGCCGTCAATTCCGTCGGTCGACGTATACAGGATGCGGAGGTTCTGCCCCGCAGCGGCAAGGCCTTGCCGTGGTGTCAGCACTTCGGTGCGCAACATCTGGCCGCGCGTCTGCGGCACCTTGTCCGTCCATCGATAGAACGAAGGAATGCCCCCGTTGCCGGAAACGGGCGCGGATTCGGCGAATGCCGCCGGTGTGCTGATGGCGGCCGCGACGGCCATCGTCGCGAGCGTGGAGAGTGGCATGAATCCGGTTCTCGACATAAGTGATGCCTCTTCTAGAGTTCGTCTCGGTAGACGGGCGCTTTGGGATCGATCGCGAAATGCCGACGCTGACGCTATTTCGACCGTGTCGTCCCACATCGCGAGTCGATGGGCTGCGCGACGAAGCACGCGAAGCGTTCGTCGAGCGCGACGGTGTTGCGGTTGAACGTCAGTATTTCTTATCGGGTTCTTCACCTAGAGTTTCGGACGTCTGTTTTATTAAATAAAACAGCGTATTAATATTTGATAACGCCCAAATTGGCCGGTCAAGTGCTTTCTGCGGCTTTGGGGAATCTCCCGATATTCGAGATAAGTCATTGTATCAATTGGATTTGTTTTGCCTGCCGAAACGGCGTGGAATGCGCCGGCCATTCGCCTAATCTCCAGATATTTAGACCCATTGACGAGAAAATTTTGCGTTTCGAATAATAAATAAGACGGTGTTTTAATTAATAAAACACGTCGCGGGCGGAGCGAATCCGCGTGACCGACAAACGAAACGACGCAAGAGGTTTGAGATGAAGCGAAAGAGTCTGGCGATGGCGGTGGCGGGTATCGGGATCGGCGCGGCGGTGCCGCCGGCGCTCGCGCAATCGAGCGTGACGCTGTACGGCATCGTCGATTCCGGCATCACGTACACGAACAACCAGAAGGGGCATTCTGCCTGGAAGGCGACGAGCGGCAATGAGCAGGCCGCCCGCTGGGGGCTTGTCGGGCGCGAGGATCTCGGCGGCGGCACGAGCGCGATATTCCGGCTCGAGAACGGCTTCGACATCGAGAACGGTACGGCGAGCCAGGGCGGTCGGCTGTTCGGACGTCGCACGTACATCGGATTGGCGAACGATCGCTGGGGCGCGTTCACGATGGGCCGTCAGTACAACGCGGTGCAGGAAACGCTGGCTCCGCTGCATATCGCAACCGTACTCGGAAGATACGCACATCATCCGTTTGATGCCGACGACCTGGACAGTACGTTTCGCACGAACAATTCGGTCCAGTACCAGACGCCCGATTGGGGCGGCGTGCGCGCGATCGCGACGTACGGCTTCTCGAACTCGACGTCGTTCGCGCGGAACCGCACATGGAGCGTCGGGGCGAGCTATGCGCGCGGCCCGCTGCAACTCGCCGCCGCATACGTGCGCGTCGACTATCCGGCGATCGATGCGACCGGCGCGATCGCGTCCGACAATTACTACGGGTTCGTCAAGGGCGTCGCGCGGCAGCAGATCTGGGGCGCGGGCGGCGCGTACGCGTGGGGCGGCGCGACCTTCGGGCTGTTGTATACGA is a genomic window of Burkholderia mallei ATCC 23344 containing:
- a CDS encoding aldolase, producing the protein MSPIETKLREEICEIGASLYARGHAVGSAGNISAKLDDGWLITPTDACLGRLDPAGIAKVDPAGNAVSGGKPSKTLALHRGIYARNAEARGIVHTHSTHLVALTLAGVWSEADVLPPITPYYVMKVGHIPLIRYRRPGDPAVAAEVAALADRVRGVLLERLGPVVWGPSVAHASYALEELEETARLWLITHPKPEPLGEPALAELRDAFGARW
- the otnK gene encoding 3-oxo-tetronate kinase; the protein is MSTDQALRPLLGCIADDFTGATDLANMLVKSGMRTVQTIGVPAAGAAVPADAIVVALKSRTIPAADAVAQSLAALDWLRAQGCRQFFFKYCSTFDSTDAGNIGPVADALLDALGGERAFTIACPAFPENGRTVYRGHLFVGDALLGESGMENHPLTPMKDANLVRVLQRQTPSKVGLIRHDAIALGTCAVRETIDTLRREGVRIAIADALTDRDLYVLGEACADLPLITGGSGVALGLPSNFRLGGLLPERGDAAALPAIGGASAVLAGSASKATHAQVAAWRAERPALRIDPFAAARGEPVVDQALAFARAHLPQPVLIYASAAPDEVKQVQQALGIEAAGHLVEATLAAIARGLREMGVRKFVVAGGETSGAVVQALGVKALRIGAQIDPGVPATATTEGSPCGTTEGSPCGTTEGSPRGTPDAQPLGLALKSGNFGSVDFFEKALRALEGAA
- the ltnD gene encoding L-threonate dehydrogenase, which gives rise to MRERPRAARESPDERIEKPRTRLTMSRNVGVIGLGAMGLEVARSLLRAGFRVHACDVREDVLAAFAAEGGVRCATPAELGALCGVVVTLVVNAQQTDAVLFGEQGAAAAMPRGGVVISSATVAPDFAAQLGARLAAAGLLMLDAPVSGGAARAASGEMTMMTSGPAAAYEACGDVLAAIAGKVYRLGDAHGAGSKVKIINQLLAGVHIAAAAEAMALGLREGVDPDALYDVITHSAGNSWMFENRVPHILNGDYTPLSAVDIFVKDLGLVLDTARRSQFPLPLSATAHQMFMSASSAGHGGEDDSAVIKTFPGIALPARR
- a CDS encoding FadR/GntR family transcriptional regulator, which translates into the protein MFEKIPTRAMSDTVAQQLLKQIEIGGFAGTGKLPTEAVLAQEFGVSRTVIREAISRLKNEGVVEPRQGSGVYIARHAAIRPLRIDYAEAVEASSLPHLLAVRRAIEAEVAAEAALCRTDEDMEDIDAALAKIDDAVAEGRDGVAEDVAFHRTIASVTGNPYFLKTLSFLNQYLEAGVKVTRGNEATREDFSRQVREEHAAIADAIRARDPSAAGNAARAHMYNAARRLEQAGIC
- a CDS encoding HAD family hydrolase codes for the protein MTQPIKLVLFDMEGVLSDYDRAARTARLADLTGRPPEAVRHAIWESGLEARADAGRIGVDQYLRELAQLLGAPVSRDDWLIARKASITPNLEVVALAERVARCSRIAVLTNNCRLVTDYIDYLNPPVARVFGAHVYPSATFGAAKPDAQAYLGCVGWLGVTAQETLFIDDADANVAGAVSAGLLGCKFVGAGALAQELARRRLA
- a CDS encoding cupin domain-containing protein, translated to MSNTPPELLKAADIEAMEAVRSVHVLNANAVRLKKPLSEKTGITQFGFLIVTLMPGHESSECHRHLYEEECVYILSGYGEATLGERAYPVGPGDFLGFARRGPAHVLKNTGDVPLVFITAGQRLEHDVCEYPRVGKRLFVAGEMEGYVDWEEGPREMLGD
- a CDS encoding IS3-like element IS407 family transposase (programmed frameshift), whose translation is MKKRFTEQQIIGFLKEAEAGMPVKELCRKHGFSDASFYTWRAKFGGMEVSEARRLKGLEVENARLKKLLAEAMLDMEALKVVVKGKPLSPQAKREAVLAIREKVNISERRACRLVGLSRSVLHYDAKPDHENEVLAARLVKLAHERRRFGYRRLHALVEREGTHANHKRIYRLYREAGLAVRRRRKRHGVMIEREQLALPGAPNEVWSIDFVMDALSNGRRVKCLTVVDDFTKEAVDIVVDHGISGLYVARALDRAARFRGYPKAVRTDQGPEFTSRALDQWAYANGVTLKLIQAGKPTQNAYIESFNGKFRDECLNEHWFTTLAHARAVIAAWRQDYNEQRPHSALNYLAPSEFAAKHRATADAPAAFQELV
- a CDS encoding alpha/beta fold hydrolase produces the protein MSRTGFMPLSTLATMAVAAAISTPAAFAESAPVSGNGGIPSFYRWTDKVPQTRGQMLRTEVLTPRQGLAAAGQNLRILYTSTDGIDGHTPIVVSGALFVPKGTPPQGGWPLMAWAHGTVGSADICAPSYAGHSERDVRYLSHWLAQGYAIVATDYQGLGASGPHPYGLTRPLAYSVLDSIRAVQNGGFELSPKRIVVFGQSQGGRAAFATAVYAKSYAPELDIGGVVATGTPYATIRHRADDAEHSKLHRSVIHNILRLNATPKLLDPSFATSDYLTERATPAFEFSQHACLHAIKQKIASDGLTFENSFKRSPQPVLDWIRREAAYPTLKSAIPIFIGTGGKDRNVPVSDQAALVKDACEAGDRIEWHVYPDLPPSIGPMGF
- a CDS encoding porin, whose product is MKRKSLAMAVAGIGIGAAVPPALAQSSVTLYGIVDSGITYTNNQKGHSAWKATSGNEQAARWGLVGREDLGGGTSAIFRLENGFDIENGTASQGGRLFGRRTYIGLANDRWGAFTMGRQYNAVQETLAPLHIATVLGRYAHHPFDADDLDSTFRTNNSVQYQTPDWGGVRAIATYGFSNSTSFARNRTWSVGASYARGPLQLAAAYVRVDYPAIDATGAIASDNYYGFVKGVARQQIWGAGGAYAWGGATFGLLYTSALFSLQTGGAERFNNFEGSVRYRVTPAVQVALGETYTQVLASHAAAHDAHYLQTSAGIQYFLSKRTDVYLNVSYQRASSNAVAWIKGLDGASSTRTQIVAVTGIRHKF